One window of Methanorbis furvi genomic DNA carries:
- a CDS encoding winged helix-turn-helix transcriptional regulator: MFQKEKLWDLVVIIIIALIIFIPSVCLFFIDGGQIRGINDDPATRPNLLGQNIDGLNFTSATGKIQPIYDDTEIVPLSFWQLSPREILLRVITYPMAYIPPSTGKIISLLYLASGLALIILYRRKTSRKDPDPNSRREQIRRYISEHPGKNTQHIADALSLPRSSLTYHLNRLQETQDIRQVPYGGRSHFLPANTGLTENQKILLSLLSKEKDHLILQTLINQPSLTRKEIAAQLGISTTTALWYIHRLERSHLLTAKKQERKLRYSLTPEIVTEYQELAEIFTPKSDDHST; the protein is encoded by the coding sequence ATGTTTCAGAAAGAGAAACTTTGGGACCTTGTTGTGATTATCATCATAGCATTGATAATTTTTATTCCCTCAGTTTGTCTTTTTTTTATTGACGGTGGACAGATACGAGGCATCAATGATGATCCTGCCACCCGTCCAAATCTTCTTGGACAAAACATTGACGGCCTCAATTTCACTTCAGCTACCGGAAAAATACAACCTATCTATGACGACACAGAGATAGTTCCCCTTTCGTTTTGGCAGTTATCACCCAGAGAGATACTGTTAAGAGTCATTACCTACCCAATGGCGTACATTCCTCCCTCAACGGGAAAAATCATCTCTCTCCTCTACCTCGCATCCGGTCTCGCCCTCATCATACTCTACCGGAGAAAAACCAGCCGAAAAGATCCGGATCCAAACTCCCGCAGAGAACAAATTCGCAGATACATCAGTGAACATCCAGGAAAAAATACACAACATATCGCTGATGCCCTTTCTTTACCCCGCAGCTCTCTCACCTATCATCTGAACCGGCTTCAGGAAACACAGGACATCAGGCAGGTCCCATACGGCGGACGTTCACATTTTCTTCCGGCCAATACCGGTCTCACCGAAAACCAGAAAATTCTTCTTTCCCTTCTCTCCAAAGAAAAAGATCACCTGATACTTCAGACATTAATAAATCAGCCATCCCTTACCAGAAAAGAGATCGCCGCACAACTCGGTATTTCCACAACCACTGCTCTCTGGTATATTCACAGACTGGAACGGTCTCATCTGCTCACCGCAAAAAAGCAGGAGAGAAAACTTCGGTACAGTCTCACCCCTGAAATTGTGACGGAATATCAGGAACTTGCAGAAATATTTACACCGAAATCTGACGATCACTCGACCTGA
- a CDS encoding cation transporter — protein sequence MKKTFRMENLECAHCAALMETGIRKIDGVSEASISFMTEKLIIDAEENRFDEIMTEVRNICKKIEPDCRIR from the coding sequence ATGAAAAAAACATTCAGAATGGAAAACCTTGAATGCGCCCACTGTGCAGCACTCATGGAAACCGGCATCAGAAAAATCGACGGCGTCAGCGAAGCCTCGATCAGCTTCATGACCGAAAAACTGATCATCGACGCTGAGGAAAACAGATTCGATGAGATCATGACAGAGGTCAGAAACATCTGCAAAAAAATCGAGCCTGACTGCAGAATCAGATAA
- a CDS encoding heavy metal translocating P-type ATPase: MITTLSPKQQKTLIRIILAFAILVSVIILQQTNIVSETAILLVLYLVPYAVIGYDVLTRAGKNIFHGKIFDENFLMTIATIGAFALGEYPEAVAVMLFYQVGELFQSYAVSKSRKSIAALMDIRPDHANIESNGQLIEVDPGELKTGDVIIIKPGERVPVDGVVISGSSDLNTMSLTGESLPRPVDAGDEVISGCVNMSGLLRVRVQKPYGESTVARILDLVENAAAKKAKTENFITTFSRYYTPVVVGVAAALAVLPPILFGEPFVDWVGRALIFLVVSCPCALVISIPLSFYGGIGGASRNGILIKGGNYLEALAKTETVVFDKTGTLTTGSFRVNSIKPSGEMTEEQLIMYAALAESSSTHPLAASIRAAYGKEIDRSVVANVTETAGRGVSAEVSGRVVLAGNAKLLADGGVAIPPSAPAGTAIHVAVDKIYAGYLLFSDTAKPSAKKAVNDLKKLGVKHTAMLTGDAEAAAKLTAEELGIDSYRAGLLPQEKVSGLEDIMEKFGGSTAYVGDGINDAPVLSRADVGIAMGSLGSDAAIEAADVVLMDDDPAKVATAVRISKKTFWIVRENIVFALGVKFFVLAFAAAGFATMWEAVFADVGVAVIAILNAMRTLGFSEK; this comes from the coding sequence ATGATCACAACACTCTCACCAAAACAACAAAAGACACTGATCAGAATCATCCTAGCCTTTGCAATCCTTGTCTCTGTGATAATTTTACAGCAGACGAACATCGTCAGCGAAACAGCAATCCTTCTCGTGCTGTATCTTGTACCGTACGCAGTTATCGGATATGATGTACTGACTCGTGCAGGAAAAAATATTTTTCACGGAAAAATTTTCGATGAAAATTTTCTGATGACAATCGCAACAATCGGAGCGTTTGCTCTCGGCGAGTATCCTGAAGCAGTCGCCGTGATGCTGTTCTATCAGGTCGGCGAACTGTTCCAGAGTTATGCGGTAAGCAAATCGCGAAAATCCATTGCCGCACTGATGGACATCAGGCCGGATCATGCAAACATCGAATCCAATGGACAGCTCATCGAAGTGGACCCAGGCGAACTGAAAACCGGAGACGTAATCATCATCAAGCCGGGCGAACGCGTGCCGGTTGACGGTGTTGTCATCTCAGGCTCCTCAGATCTGAACACCATGTCTCTGACCGGCGAGTCACTGCCGCGACCGGTTGATGCAGGAGACGAAGTCATCAGCGGATGTGTGAATATGTCAGGACTTCTTCGCGTGAGAGTTCAGAAACCCTACGGCGAATCAACCGTTGCCAGAATTCTGGATCTGGTGGAGAATGCCGCAGCAAAAAAAGCGAAGACCGAGAACTTCATCACAACCTTCTCCCGGTACTATACGCCTGTGGTTGTCGGAGTTGCGGCAGCTCTTGCAGTGTTGCCACCGATACTTTTCGGCGAGCCGTTTGTCGACTGGGTTGGGCGTGCGTTGATCTTTTTGGTGGTATCCTGCCCCTGTGCTCTGGTGATCTCAATTCCTCTGAGTTTTTACGGAGGAATCGGCGGGGCGTCGCGAAACGGAATTTTGATCAAAGGCGGAAATTATCTGGAGGCTCTGGCAAAGACAGAGACTGTTGTGTTTGACAAGACCGGAACGCTGACGACCGGTAGTTTCCGCGTTAATTCGATCAAACCTTCGGGAGAGATGACCGAAGAGCAGCTGATTATGTATGCGGCACTCGCGGAAAGTTCGAGTACGCATCCGCTCGCTGCCTCCATTCGTGCGGCGTACGGAAAAGAAATTGATCGGAGCGTTGTTGCAAATGTAACAGAGACCGCGGGAAGAGGAGTCTCGGCAGAAGTCTCCGGCAGAGTTGTTCTTGCAGGAAATGCAAAACTGCTTGCGGATGGGGGAGTCGCAATTCCGCCTTCAGCTCCGGCAGGAACAGCGATTCATGTGGCAGTTGATAAAATCTATGCAGGCTATCTTTTGTTTTCTGATACGGCAAAGCCGAGTGCAAAAAAAGCGGTAAATGATCTGAAAAAACTCGGCGTGAAACACACCGCAATGCTCACGGGCGATGCGGAGGCTGCGGCAAAACTGACGGCTGAAGAGCTTGGTATTGATTCGTATCGTGCAGGACTTTTGCCGCAGGAGAAGGTGTCCGGTCTTGAGGATATCATGGAAAAGTTTGGCGGCAGTACTGCGTATGTGGGTGACGGGATTAATGATGCCCCGGTACTTTCACGTGCAGACGTCGGTATTGCGATGGGGTCGCTCGGCTCGGACGCTGCCATTGAAGCGGCGGACGTTGTTCTGATGGATGATGATCCGGCAAAGGTTGCAACAGCGGTGAGAATTTCCAAGAAAACATTCTGGATTGTTCGGGAGAACATCGTCTTTGCTCTGGGTGTGAAGTTTTTCGTACTCGCTTTTGCTGCGGCAGGGTTTGCGACGATGTGGGAGGCGGTGTTTGCGGACGTGGGTGTTGCGGTGATTGCGATACTGAATGCTATGCGGACGCTGGGATTTTCGGAAAAATAA
- a CDS encoding M1 family metallopeptidase, with translation MSAAEYRYRPSEFPAPPVVVRHINLTFDIAETQTRVIAETTFTVLAETLDVLTLNAKNLEIRKVRINGKNARYLYEDDLLKIQLSHPSHRGAHLTLWTETICRPTSNILEGLYYDASPAGLPKTQITQCQQWGFQRIAPVIDDMRAKSTWTTTIIADSRYTNLISNGDIKSPRTSHDATRDIITYQNNYPMPPYLFFLGVGTWDTFTRSLEYPDGKKIRLELLAEKGADPAGARAALDILADSILWTCLFTGPERYESPDVRLELYRLCRTRDKIISENPGNPEAALAPIRRQISILASDLVFGYQYPYDVYREISMQNSDFGGMENTGNTTIIQSRIMPTPEITDASYEYMIGVKQHEFYHNLNGSSVTGDTPFSIWLNEAVTVMMEDDYLSFLFGSDYIRLQNILQIYTPGTGTFSLDTGAAAMPIEPEGFNDPNDLITSVTYVKAPEFVRMIQVMLGNRAFTWALDLYHRRFAGGNASPRDWFDAMENVSKIDFSTMAGRWLKQTGYPTITVSAAYNAEEEVAEIIVDQTGFGDQSPWIFPLVGTLITDKGVAVAEFVEKIDGAHHEFTVPCVGAFAAAIWNPGHAAYVRIANDASDSELYLLLKYDTDVVSRFLAYQTLVDREMARLCRDPDYVPDSRLVDWYVATLSDNNAMQSTGSLSLTIFESVNDPEFTHRYAVLYSAKKRFMRSVAAASEQRLLALYTAYNTAEKPTTAPADLARIFKTRAVKNLILSHLATLDTPEVWDLIKKSYEKSSNATSRIAALSLYLSSTAPDRFEVLTLELDRSKADPVAWENFLAAVAGTSSPDTVAYLRMIEKSENFHVEQAGQARSLYLRFANNRKLSLETEEGRAFLRDSLISLSRVNEYISTGILSVFSHLDSYDQPVRDACFAILSDLVATVSDTEAPAVIRTARRIIAGSPKAQEASTK, from the coding sequence ATGTCTGCCGCAGAATATCGTTATCGTCCCTCAGAGTTTCCCGCCCCGCCTGTAGTCGTCCGCCACATCAATCTCACCTTTGACATCGCCGAAACACAGACCCGCGTCATCGCCGAGACCACCTTCACCGTTCTTGCAGAAACGCTCGACGTCCTCACTCTCAACGCGAAAAATCTTGAGATACGCAAAGTCCGCATCAACGGGAAAAATGCCCGCTACCTCTACGAAGACGATCTCTTAAAAATCCAGCTCTCGCACCCCTCCCACCGCGGAGCACACCTCACCCTCTGGACCGAAACCATCTGTCGTCCAACCTCGAACATTCTTGAAGGACTCTACTATGACGCAAGTCCTGCCGGCCTTCCCAAAACCCAGATAACCCAGTGCCAGCAGTGGGGATTTCAGCGGATTGCTCCCGTCATCGACGACATGCGGGCAAAAAGTACCTGGACCACCACCATCATCGCCGACAGCAGGTACACCAATCTCATCAGCAACGGCGACATCAAAAGTCCTCGTACATCCCATGACGCGACCCGCGACATCATCACCTATCAGAACAACTACCCCATGCCGCCGTACCTCTTTTTCCTCGGCGTCGGCACCTGGGACACCTTCACCCGCAGCCTCGAGTACCCTGACGGCAAAAAGATCAGACTCGAACTGCTCGCAGAAAAGGGAGCGGATCCTGCCGGAGCACGTGCTGCTCTTGACATCCTCGCCGACAGTATCCTCTGGACCTGTCTTTTCACCGGACCCGAACGCTACGAATCCCCTGACGTCCGGCTCGAACTCTACCGGCTGTGCAGAACCCGCGACAAAATTATTTCGGAAAACCCCGGCAACCCTGAAGCAGCCCTTGCCCCGATCCGCAGACAGATCTCAATCCTTGCCTCTGACCTCGTCTTCGGCTACCAGTACCCTTATGATGTTTATCGCGAGATCTCCATGCAGAACAGCGACTTCGGCGGCATGGAAAACACCGGCAACACCACCATCATCCAGAGCAGGATCATGCCGACTCCTGAGATCACCGACGCGTCGTATGAGTACATGATCGGCGTCAAACAGCATGAGTTCTATCACAACCTCAACGGCTCAAGCGTGACGGGAGACACTCCGTTCTCCATCTGGCTCAACGAAGCGGTCACCGTCATGATGGAGGATGACTACCTTTCCTTCCTCTTCGGCAGCGACTATATCCGGCTTCAAAACATTCTTCAGATTTACACTCCCGGCACCGGCACGTTTTCTCTTGACACGGGGGCAGCCGCGATGCCGATCGAGCCTGAAGGATTCAATGATCCAAACGATCTCATCACCTCGGTTACGTACGTCAAGGCTCCAGAGTTTGTTCGCATGATTCAGGTAATGCTTGGCAACCGTGCCTTTACGTGGGCACTGGACCTCTACCACCGCAGGTTTGCCGGCGGTAACGCTTCTCCCCGCGACTGGTTTGATGCGATGGAGAATGTCAGCAAGATTGATTTTTCCACCATGGCAGGACGCTGGCTCAAGCAGACCGGATACCCGACAATAACGGTGTCGGCAGCCTACAACGCAGAGGAGGAGGTCGCAGAAATTATTGTGGACCAGACAGGTTTCGGTGACCAGAGTCCTTGGATTTTTCCGCTGGTTGGAACACTCATCACCGACAAGGGTGTTGCCGTTGCTGAGTTCGTAGAAAAAATCGACGGTGCTCATCATGAGTTCACCGTCCCGTGCGTGGGAGCGTTCGCTGCCGCCATCTGGAATCCCGGCCATGCGGCCTACGTCCGCATCGCGAATGACGCTTCAGACAGCGAGCTCTATCTTCTTCTCAAGTATGATACTGATGTGGTGAGCAGGTTCCTTGCGTATCAGACCCTCGTCGACCGCGAGATGGCCAGACTCTGCCGTGACCCGGACTATGTTCCTGACTCCCGTCTCGTTGACTGGTATGTTGCTACGCTCTCAGACAACAATGCGATGCAGAGCACTGGGTCACTTTCCCTCACGATATTTGAGTCGGTGAATGATCCTGAGTTCACGCACCGCTATGCTGTACTCTACTCTGCGAAAAAGCGGTTCATGCGTTCTGTTGCCGCCGCTTCCGAGCAGCGTCTGCTTGCCCTCTACACGGCATACAATACTGCGGAAAAGCCGACGACTGCTCCGGCAGATCTTGCCAGGATCTTTAAGACACGCGCTGTCAAAAATCTGATCCTCTCTCATCTCGCAACACTTGACACGCCGGAGGTCTGGGATTTGATCAAAAAATCCTATGAAAAATCCTCGAATGCGACCAGCCGTATTGCGGCTCTGTCCCTGTATCTCTCAAGCACTGCGCCCGACCGCTTCGAGGTCCTGACGCTTGAGCTTGACCGGTCCAAGGCCGACCCTGTTGCATGGGAAAATTTCCTTGCCGCAGTTGCCGGTACTTCGTCTCCTGATACGGTTGCGTATCTCAGGATGATTGAGAAGTCGGAAAATTTCCATGTGGAGCAGGCAGGACAAGCCCGGTCTCTGTATCTTCGGTTTGCAAACAATCGCAAGTTATCTCTGGAGACAGAGGAGGGCCGAGCCTTCCTGCGTGATTCACTGATCTCGCTTTCCCGGGTAAACGAGTACATCTCAACCGGCATTCTCTCGGTCTTCTCGCATCTCGACAGTTACGATCAGCCAGTTCGCGATGCATGTTTTGCGATCCTTTCTGATCTGGTGGCAACAGTTTCTGACACCGAGGCTCCGGCAGTAATTCGCACGGCCCGCCGCATCATTGCGGGAAGTCCGAAGGCTCAGGAGGCGTCTACGAAATAA